Proteins encoded by one window of Chryseobacterium foetidum:
- a CDS encoding S41 family peptidase produces the protein MFRPVLLISFLISAIIFGQQNSSKASKKTLKLQTEIYNLIKKKALYSDSLDWKKIDAELTKLPLTENDSVSQKILFDYYLDQLKAAGDNHSFFITKSIMEERGQQPLIVKPEGKYLGNGIAMIKVPACSNYDNQKDLVFAETIRSEIKRLDSENTVTGWIVDLRNNMGGNMWPMVAGLNALTEDGIVGYFVAPNYKSPWLTRNGRMVGSKAKISDYKIKNPNLKIAVLINEYTASSGEMTALSLIGLPNVKTFGKDSMGYITANGTFTLSNGANFNLATSTSADRTGKVYTDKIRPDVYVENLKTTPEDEVIEEAEKWLMIK, from the coding sequence ATGTTCAGACCGGTATTATTAATTTCTTTCCTTATTTCAGCAATTATTTTCGGACAGCAGAATTCTTCAAAGGCAAGCAAAAAAACGCTTAAACTGCAGACGGAAATTTATAATCTGATTAAAAAGAAGGCTTTATATTCCGATTCTCTGGACTGGAAAAAAATAGATGCGGAACTGACTAAACTCCCGTTAACTGAAAATGATTCGGTGAGTCAGAAAATTCTGTTTGACTATTATTTGGATCAGCTTAAAGCCGCTGGCGATAACCACTCTTTTTTTATTACAAAAAGTATAATGGAAGAACGAGGTCAGCAACCGCTGATCGTAAAACCTGAAGGAAAATATCTCGGGAACGGTATTGCCATGATAAAAGTTCCGGCCTGCAGCAATTACGACAACCAGAAAGACCTTGTCTTCGCCGAAACCATCCGCTCTGAAATCAAAAGACTGGACAGCGAAAATACGGTGACGGGCTGGATAGTGGATCTCCGTAATAATATGGGCGGCAATATGTGGCCAATGGTAGCAGGTCTGAATGCCCTTACTGAAGACGGAATCGTTGGATATTTTGTTGCTCCGAATTATAAATCTCCGTGGCTTACCAGAAACGGAAGAATGGTTGGAAGCAAAGCAAAAATCAGTGATTATAAAATTAAAAATCCGAACTTGAAAATTGCCGTTCTCATCAATGAATATACTGCAAGCAGCGGAGAAATGACCGCCCTTTCTTTGATTGGACTACCAAATGTAAAGACTTTCGGGAAAGATTCGATGGGATATATTACCGCCAACGGAACTTTCACGCTTTCCAACGGAGCGAATTTCAATCTGGCGACCAGTACCTCAGCCGACAGAACGGGAAAAGTGTATACAGACAAAATAAGACCTGATGTTTACGTGGAAAATTTAAAAACTACGCCCGAAGATGAAGTAATAGAGGAAGCCGAAAAATGGCTCATGATAAAATAA
- a CDS encoding DMT family transporter, with product MKNYLFLAAAILCETIGTSFLKKTEQFTKPLPTIVFVVAMTASFYLLTFALKGIPIGIAYAIWSAVGIVLISLVGYFVYKQTLDLPAILGMGLIVAGVVIINLFSKSGAH from the coding sequence TTGAAAAATTATCTCTTTCTCGCCGCCGCCATCCTTTGTGAAACCATCGGAACATCATTTTTAAAGAAGACCGAACAGTTCACAAAACCCCTTCCAACCATTGTATTTGTAGTTGCAATGACAGCATCATTTTACCTCCTTACATTTGCCTTGAAAGGAATTCCGATTGGCATTGCGTATGCCATTTGGTCTGCAGTTGGAATTGTTTTGATTTCCTTAGTAGGATATTTTGTATACAAACAAACTTTAGATTTACCTGCCATTCTTGGGATGGGACTCATCGTTGCGGGTGTGGTGATTATCAATCTTTTCTCAAAATCGGGAGCACATTAG
- a CDS encoding AAA family ATPase produces MSQNIEKLNKVLAFVKDTFVGKNDVVDLLGICLLARENAFLYGPPGTAKSAIVRTLAKTVTDGKNFEYLLTRFTEPNEIFGPFDIRKLKEGELFTNTDGMMPEASMVFLDEIFNANSAILNSLLMALNEKIFKRGKETRNLPALMFVGASNVLPEDEALNALFDRFLIRINVDYVNPDLLQQVLLAGRRLENISESESPEILANEIKELQQLCKTVDLKPIYEVYLNTIINLRNTGIAISDRRAVKLQNLIAASALICGRNEAILSDLWVLKHIWDTEEQIEILEGIINRTIEKDDNPKSHPQALQNKAPNPEEVMKDVKILIDQWQNGNLTFEEQNVIKDKLRYLQTRCDWIRNPEQKQYIQQEIESLWQKILQAV; encoded by the coding sequence ATGAGTCAAAATATAGAAAAATTAAACAAAGTTTTAGCCTTCGTGAAAGACACCTTCGTCGGTAAAAACGATGTCGTGGATCTTCTCGGAATATGCCTTTTGGCAAGGGAAAACGCATTTCTCTACGGTCCTCCGGGAACTGCAAAATCAGCAATTGTAAGAACGTTGGCGAAAACCGTAACCGACGGCAAAAACTTCGAATATCTTTTAACACGTTTCACAGAACCGAATGAGATTTTCGGTCCTTTCGATATCAGAAAACTGAAAGAAGGAGAGCTGTTTACCAATACCGACGGAATGATGCCCGAAGCGTCAATGGTCTTTCTGGATGAGATTTTCAATGCCAACTCTGCGATTCTGAATTCACTTCTGATGGCTTTAAATGAGAAGATTTTCAAAAGAGGAAAGGAAACCAGAAATCTCCCTGCATTAATGTTTGTGGGCGCAAGCAACGTTCTTCCTGAAGATGAGGCTTTAAATGCATTATTCGATCGTTTTCTAATCAGAATCAATGTTGATTACGTCAATCCTGATCTCCTTCAACAGGTGCTTTTGGCAGGGAGACGACTGGAAAATATTTCAGAAAGTGAAAGTCCGGAAATTCTTGCCAATGAAATCAAAGAACTTCAGCAGCTTTGTAAAACTGTTGATTTAAAACCGATCTACGAAGTTTATTTAAACACTATTATCAACCTTCGGAATACAGGAATCGCCATTTCCGACCGTCGTGCTGTGAAACTCCAAAATCTGATTGCTGCGAGTGCTCTGATTTGCGGACGAAATGAAGCAATTCTTTCAGATTTATGGGTACTGAAACACATTTGGGACACTGAAGAACAGATTGAAATTCTGGAAGGAATCATCAACAGGACCATTGAAAAAGATGATAATCCAAAATCCCATCCTCAGGCTTTGCAAAACAAAGCTCCGAATCCGGAGGAGGTGATGAAAGATGTAAAAATCTTAATAGACCAATGGCAAAACGGAAATTTAACTTTTGAGGAGCAGAATGTGATCAAAGACAAACTGAGATACCTGCAAACCCGCTGCGACTGGATCAGAAATCCTGAGCAGAAACAGTACATCCAACAGGAAATAGAAAGCTTATGGCAAAAGATCCTTCAGGCGGTTTAA